In the genome of Streptomyces sp. Q6, the window AGTTCGAGCAGAACTGGAAGCTGTTCGCGCCCAACCCGCTCCAGCAGAACGTGGCGGTGCAGACCCGCGCCGAGCTGCGCGCCGACGACGGAACGCTGCGCACGACGGGCTGGTACGACCTGTCCGCGCGGGACGGCGCCGCCATCCGGGGCAACCTGATCCCCAGCCACACCCAGCAGAACGAACTGCGCCGCGCCTGGGACGTCTACGTGGGCACGCACGACGCCCAGAACCGCCCCACCGGGCTGCGCGGGACCCTGTCCGAGCAGTATCTGCGCCGCATCCTCGTACTGCGTCTGGACCGGCTCGGTGTCGCGGGCGAGAAGGACGTCGTCGAGCGCGTCCAGGTCCGTTCGCAGGCGACCACGGTCCAGCCACCGAAGTGGAGCAACGAGAAGGTGAACCAGAAACCGTTCTACCGGGAGGTCCCCTGGTGGACGGTGACGTCGCGCGACGTACCGCTCGACAGCGGCACGCGCGTGCGCGCGGGCTCCGGCGCGGCGGGAACGGGTGAGGGCCGATGAGCGCCCCCGCCCGGACGGTCGAGTCGAGGATCGGCGCCGCGGCGCAGAAGATCACCGCGACCGCGCTCGGCCCGTACCAGAGCGCCGTGATCCGCATCGGGTTCGCCGGCACCTGGCTGCTGTTCCTGCTGCGCGAGTTCCCGCACCGCCAGGAGCTCTACGGGCCCGACGGGCCCTGGGGCTGGGACATGGCGCAGCAACTCGTCGCGGACAACCACGCGTTCACCGCATTGATGTGGTCCGACAGCCAGGTCTGGTTCGCGTGCGTCTACGTGGGCGCGATGCTGGTCGCCGCCCTGCTGATGGTGGGCTGGCGCACCCGCACCATGTCGGTGCTGTTCATGATCGGCGTGCTGTCGCTCCAGAACCGCAGCGTCTTCGTGGGCGACGGCGGCGACAACGTCATCCACCTCATGTCGATCTACCTGATCTTCACGCGCTGCGGGCAGGTCTGGTCGCTGGACGCACGGCGCCGCGCGCGCGGGGCGGACCGGATCGCCGAGGACCGGGTCGGGCCCGTCCTGTGGTGGGCCGTCGGTCTCGCGCTCTCCGCGCTCACCTTCACGGGCGAGGTGAGCGGCGGCTGGCTGAGCCTCTTCTGGGCGCTGTGGGCCGTGCAGGGCGTGTGGTGGTACCTCGACCGCCGTGCCCCGCACGGGGATCCGCGGCTGCTGTGCGACGTCGTCGCCAACCTCGCGCACAACGCGGCACTGTTGGTGATCATGGTCGAGGCGTGTCTGATCTACGCGACGGCGGGCTGGTACAAGATCCAGGGAAGCCGCTGGCAGGACGGCACGGCCGTCTACTACCCGCTGCACCTGGACTACTTCTCGCCGTGGCCCGCCCTGGGCGACCTGCTGACGGCGTACGGCCCGATGGTGCTCCTCGTGACGTACGGGACGGTCGCCGTCCAGGTCGCCTTCCCGTTCACGGTCTTCAACCGGCGCGTCAAGAACGTCCTGCTGGTGCTGATGATCACGGAGCACCTGTTCATCGCCGTCGCGCTCGGGCTGCCGTTCTTCTCGCTCGCGATGATCACCGCCGACGCGGTGTTCCTGCCGACGTCCTTCTTGCGACGCGTCGGCGGATGGGCGGCACGCGCGCGTGGTCGCGTGCTCGACCGTACGAAGAGTGCGGCCGTGCCCGGTCAGCGCACGGCGGACGGCGCCGAACCGGCCGTGGAGGAGACGTCCGCGGCGCGCACGTAGGCTTCCTGCCATGAGCGAGGCGAGCACGGAGGACGGGACGCGGCACGAGGGTCCTGAAGGCGCCGTACGCGCCTGGCGGCGGCTGGCCGACGCCGCGGTGCTCCTGGACGGTTTCCACGCCCTCAAGCACGCGCTGCGCTTCGGCGCCGACGTCCCCGTCGCGCTCGCCACCGACCGGGCGGCCGCGCTCGCCCTGGCCGCGGACCTGGCCCCCGATGTCGTACGGGACCTGGACGCGCTGCTCGTGGAGGTCCCGGACGCCACCTTGCGGGGGCTCGTGCCGCGGCTGCACCCCACCGGCGTCGCCGCGCTCGCCGGACGCCCCGCGCGCGCCGACCACCTCGCGGCGCTCGGCAGGACCGGGCGGACCACGCCCGTCGTCGTCCTCGACAACCCGCGCAACCTCGGCAACGCGGGCGCCGTCATCCGGCTCGCCGCCGGTTTCGGGGCGGCCGGTGTCGTCACGACGGGCAGCCTCGACCCCTGGCACCCCACGGTCGTCCGGGGCGGGGCCGGGCTGCACTTCGCGACCGCCGTCGAGCGGCTCGCGGTCGACGAACTGCCCGCGGGACCGCTGTACGCGCTCGACCCCGAGGGCGCCGACATCCGTGGCCTGAAGCTGCCGGACGACGCGCTGCTCGCCTTCGGGTCCGAGCGCAGCGGCCTCTCCGCGGACCTACGCGCGCGTGCCGACCAGTTGGTGTCGCTGCCGATGCGGCCCCAGGTCTCCAGCTACAACCTGGCCACGAGCGTCGGCATGACGCTGTTCCACTGGAGCGCGCACAGCACGCACGCGCCCCAGCAGAACGTCGCGCCTGAGTAGAACGTCGCGCCCCAGCAGAACGTCGCGCCTCAGACCGTCTCGCGGCGGACCTCCACCACCCGGAAGCGGTTCGCCACGAAGGCGCCGTCGCACAGGGCCGCGTTCGCCGCGGGGTTGCCGCCCGAGCCGTGGAAGTCGGAGAACGCCGCCGTCTGGTTCACGTACACGCCACCCGTGAGGTTGAGGGAGAGCTGGGCGCACTCCTCCAGGCAGACCTCCTCGACGGCCCGCGCGACCTCTTCGGAGGTGGTGTACGCGCCGACCGTCATGGCGCCCTTCTCGCGCACCGTGCGCCGCAGCAGCTCCACCGCGTCCTGCGCGGAGTCGACGGCGACGGCGAAGGAGACCGGGCCGAAGCACTCGCTCATGTAGGCGGCCTCCGCGTCCGGGCCCTCCCAGTACTTGCGCGCGCCGTCGAGCTTGACGATGACCGGGGTGCGCACGACCGCGTCGGGGAAGTCCGGGTTGCCGACCTTCCGTGAGGGCAGCGCGACCTCGCCGAGTCCGGCGGCGGCCTCCAGGCGCGCCTTCACGTCCGGGTTGACCAGGGCACCGAGCAGCCCGTTGGCGCGGGCGTCGTCGCCGAGCAGGCCGCCGACCGACGTCGCGAGGTCCGCGACGACCTCGTCGTACGACTTGGGGCCCTCGTCCGTGGTGATGCCCTCGCGCGGCACCAGGAGGTTCTGCGGGGTGGTGCACATCTGGCCGCTGTACAGGGACAGCGAGAACGCGAGGTTCGCCAGCATGCCCTTGTAGTCGTCCGTGCCGTCGATCACGACCGTGTTGACGCCGGCCTTCTCCGTGTAGACCTGCGCCTGCCGGGCGTTCGCC includes:
- a CDS encoding DUF5819 family protein; the encoded protein is MDTEAAAADEAARHTPEPVTRPSEPPEAPRPEPCDEAVPPERRGIAALSPGYQVVAGLALAGVALVACVHVLMVFLHVAPSNTLSKQHGALVDEWIYPEFEQNWKLFAPNPLQQNVAVQTRAELRADDGTLRTTGWYDLSARDGAAIRGNLIPSHTQQNELRRAWDVYVGTHDAQNRPTGLRGTLSEQYLRRILVLRLDRLGVAGEKDVVERVQVRSQATTVQPPKWSNEKVNQKPFYREVPWWTVTSRDVPLDSGTRVRAGSGAAGTGEGR
- a CDS encoding HTTM domain-containing protein, coding for MSAPARTVESRIGAAAQKITATALGPYQSAVIRIGFAGTWLLFLLREFPHRQELYGPDGPWGWDMAQQLVADNHAFTALMWSDSQVWFACVYVGAMLVAALLMVGWRTRTMSVLFMIGVLSLQNRSVFVGDGGDNVIHLMSIYLIFTRCGQVWSLDARRRARGADRIAEDRVGPVLWWAVGLALSALTFTGEVSGGWLSLFWALWAVQGVWWYLDRRAPHGDPRLLCDVVANLAHNAALLVIMVEACLIYATAGWYKIQGSRWQDGTAVYYPLHLDYFSPWPALGDLLTAYGPMVLLVTYGTVAVQVAFPFTVFNRRVKNVLLVLMITEHLFIAVALGLPFFSLAMITADAVFLPTSFLRRVGGWAARARGRVLDRTKSAAVPGQRTADGAEPAVEETSAART
- a CDS encoding TrmH family RNA methyltransferase yields the protein MSEASTEDGTRHEGPEGAVRAWRRLADAAVLLDGFHALKHALRFGADVPVALATDRAAALALAADLAPDVVRDLDALLVEVPDATLRGLVPRLHPTGVAALAGRPARADHLAALGRTGRTTPVVVLDNPRNLGNAGAVIRLAAGFGAAGVVTTGSLDPWHPTVVRGGAGLHFATAVERLAVDELPAGPLYALDPEGADIRGLKLPDDALLAFGSERSGLSADLRARADQLVSLPMRPQVSSYNLATSVGMTLFHWSAHSTHAPQQNVAPE